In Shouchella patagoniensis, the following are encoded in one genomic region:
- a CDS encoding nitroreductase family protein, which translates to MNEKTLLIDEIIKGRRSIKKFKQDAIDIDELIEILEVAKWAPNHKMTEPWRFLLYADEGKDSFINAYLKTQMGSDGTVPAKAEKKAAYFKQIPLHLIVVMPEDPRQKTWDEDYGAVSAMIQNIQLAAWARGIGMIWRTNDWIYNPVFREALGVEPGEKIVATLMIGYADFIPEAKGRTSIVNKLTVINK; encoded by the coding sequence ATGAACGAAAAAACGCTATTAATAGATGAGATTATAAAAGGGCGTCGCTCTATCAAAAAATTTAAACAAGATGCAATTGATATTGATGAACTTATTGAAATTTTAGAAGTAGCTAAGTGGGCACCAAACCATAAAATGACCGAGCCGTGGCGTTTTCTTCTCTATGCTGATGAAGGAAAAGATTCATTTATTAATGCCTACCTTAAGACGCAAATGGGGAGCGATGGAACGGTTCCAGCAAAAGCGGAAAAGAAGGCGGCCTACTTTAAACAAATTCCGCTTCATCTAATTGTTGTAATGCCAGAGGATCCTAGGCAAAAGACTTGGGATGAGGATTATGGTGCTGTGAGCGCAATGATTCAGAATATCCAGCTTGCGGCTTGGGCCCGAGGTATTGGTATGATTTGGCGTACAAATGATTGGATTTATAATCCTGTTTTTAGAGAAGCGCTTGGTGTGGAACCTGGAGAGAAAATTGTTGCTACTTTAATGATTGGCTATGCTGACTTTATACCAGAAGCAAAAGGTAGAACGTCTATTGTAAATAAATTAACAGTCATTAATAAATAA
- a CDS encoding N-acetylmuramoyl-L-alanine amidase — MVKIFLDPGHGGSDPGAVGNGLQEKTLNLTIALRIRDMLLAEYQNVEVRMSRTGDTAVSLTQRTNLANSWGADYFMSIHINAGGGTGFESFIHTSASSGSVNAQRIIHPAIIQQIGGVNRGQKAANFAVLRTSTMPAILTENLFIDHANDAALLRDSSFLTRIARGHVNGLVQALNLQTGGGGGGTIYRVQAGAFSSRANAEALQARLRADGYEALITESGGLFRVQVGAFSVRANAVALVNELQSKGYEATIVTA, encoded by the coding sequence ATGGTTAAAATCTTTTTAGATCCAGGGCACGGTGGAAGTGATCCTGGCGCTGTAGGTAATGGTTTACAGGAGAAAACTTTAAATCTGACAATTGCATTGCGGATTCGTGATATGTTATTAGCAGAGTATCAAAATGTGGAAGTAAGGATGAGTCGTACAGGTGATACCGCTGTATCACTTACACAACGGACAAATTTGGCAAACAGTTGGGGAGCAGACTATTTTATGTCTATTCATATAAATGCAGGGGGAGGTACAGGCTTCGAGTCATTTATCCACACTAGTGCAAGCTCGGGTTCAGTAAATGCTCAGCGCATTATCCATCCGGCGATTATCCAGCAGATTGGTGGAGTAAACCGTGGGCAGAAAGCTGCAAACTTTGCGGTTTTAAGAACGTCTACTATGCCTGCAATTCTAACAGAGAATTTATTTATTGATCATGCAAATGATGCTGCTTTATTAAGAGATTCATCCTTTTTAACCCGCATAGCACGTGGTCATGTAAATGGATTAGTTCAAGCGTTAAACTTGCAAACTGGCGGCGGTGGAGGCGGAACGATTTACCGCGTACAGGCAGGTGCTTTTTCATCCAGAGCAAATGCTGAAGCACTCCAAGCAAGGTTAAGAGCGGATGGATACGAAGCACTTATTACAGAAAGCGGTGGATTATTCAGGGTACAAGTTGGCGCATTTTCTGTACGTGCGAATGCCGTGGCACTTGTTAATGAATTGCAAAGTAAGGGATATGAAGCGACAATTGTTACCGCGTAA